One Bosea sp. 124 genomic window, GTCGACGGCGCGGTGCCGGGGCTCGATGTCGCAGCGCTCAGGCTGGCGCATGGGGCGGCTTCGCGCCGCTATGCCTGAGGCTCTTTCTCAATCTCGACGCATTTGCGGCCTTGGCTGTCGCGATGCCACGCCAAGCCGAAGGATGACGGGACATGAAGATCGCAGCGATCGCCGCCCTGGCCCTTTCACTCCTGGCCGGCGGCTGCATCACCATCGAAGAGCGTCGCGCGCTCGATGCCGAGCAGTGCCGCGGCTATGGCTTCCGCACCGGGACCGATGCCTTCGCGCAATGCCTGCAGGAGATCGATCTCGACCGCGCCGACAGGCGCCGAAGCTATGGCTATCAGGATTTCAGCGGCCCCTATGGCGGGTACGGCTTCGGCTACGGTTACCGGCGCTGGTGACAGGGGCGATGGCCCGGCTGCGCCTCACTCGCCGGCCCCGAACTGCCGCAACTCGGGCAGGCGTGCATGCAGCCGGCGCAGGAAGCCGATCAGTTGCGTGCGCTCCTGGGGCGTGAAGTCCTCCAGCATCAGCCCTTCGCGCGCCGTGGCCAGCGCGATCAGACCGTCATGCAGGGCATAGCCGCTCGGCGTCAGCTCCAGCAGCAGGCGGCGCGCATCGCGATCATCCGCGCTTTCCGCGACATGGCCGGCCGCGACCAAAGCCGCGACGCCACGGCTGACCGCGCCCTTGTCGAGCCCGATGACCTCGCAGATGCGCTGCGCCGCGATGCGGGGTTCGATGGCGAGCTGCGAGATCACGCGCCATTCGGTGACGCCGACGCCGAAGCGCTCCAGATAAAGCCGCGACGAGCTGCGCGACCAGGTGTTCGAGATCGCCGTCAGGAAATAGGGGACATAGCCGCCGAGATCGAGAACATCCCGTTCTTCGCCGCCGTCTCCGGCGGCCCTGTTGCGCTTCGTCGAAGGCATGGCTCGTCCTGCAATCCGTGGCGCGCATCTCACATGCGGCCGCCGCACGGGGCAAGCGGCGGCTTCCTGCGTCGGCGGAGGCGCAGGACCAGCGGCCGATCCTCGTCACCGCGCGCCCCAACGCAGACCGCCTCGCATCCGCTCGCGAGTCGGCCCGACGATCCTTTTCAGTATCTGCGGCGCCTCGTCGATGAGGCAAGATAGCCCAGCGCCAGCATCATGGCGGAGACCGAGAGGCCGACGCTGATCACGCCTGCCGGCGTGATCCTGGCACTGCCCTGCAAGGTCATGTGCCTGCCCAGGCGCAGTTCGAAAGCCGACCTGATTTCCTCGGGATGCGAGGGGACCGGGGCTGAAGGCTCGTCCGGAACAACCGACATTCTGAAACTCCCCATCGCGTGGGCCACCGCTCGCAGGAGCATGCATCCGCGACCGAGCCACTTGGAAGCCCCCATGATTCACCCGGGCCTTAAAGGCGCTAAGCCTCGCGACGCCGCAGCAGATAGGTATCCATGATCCAGCCATGCCGCTGGCGCGCCTGGGCGCGGACCTGTTCGATCTCGCCCGCTACATCGGCGAGGCGGCCCGCGATCAGGATTTCGTCCGGCGTTCCGAGATAAGCGCCCCAGTAGATGTCCAGATCCCCGGGCGCGATCCGGGCGAAGGCCTGCTCGCCATCGAGCATGACGACGACGCTGTCCTGCCCCGCCGGGAAGCCGGCAGCGAGCTTGCGCCCGGTGGTGATCATGACCGGCTCGCCGATGCGGTTCAGCGCGATCCTGTGACGCGCGGCCAGCACCTGCACGCTGCTGATGCCGGGAATGACCTCCCAATCGAGCGCCAGACCGCTGGCGCGGACACGCTCGACGATGCGCAGCGTGCTGTCATAGAGGGCGGGATCGCCCCAGACGAGGAGCGCGCCATGCTGGCCCTCCGCCAGCTCGGCGCGGAAGAGGCGCTCGTAGTTTTCCGCGATGCGCGCATGCCAGTCGTCGACGACACCGCGGTAGTCGGACGCAGCCGGCGCGCGCTGCGGCGTCTCGACCGTGACCGTCTTGCAGGGCTTCTCGATGAAACGCGCGCAGATCTCCTCGCGGAGATGGCGCAGCGCCGCCTTCTCCTCGCCCTTGTCCGGCAGGAAGACGACATCGGCCCGGTTCAGCGCCCTGATCGCCTGGACCGTCATATGGTCCGGGTCGCCTGCGCCGATGCCGACGATCAGCAGTTTCCGCATCCGCGCCTCGCGATCTGTCGTGAAACGGGCCGCATAGCATGCCGCGCCGCGCGAAGGGATAGGGTTCAGGCGCGGCCGGCGACCTCGGCGCGGGCGAGGTCGATGCCGGGCGGCGGCGCAGCGATCAGCGTGAGCGCCGCCTGAAGCGTCGCCAGATCCGCCGGGAGGCTCGGATGCCAGCCGCAAGGGCATGGCCGATCGCCGAGATGAGCATCCGCGACCTCCCTGTAGATCGAGCCGACCGCCTCGGCGGCGAGTTCGAGAACCGCGATCGGCGGCAGCCGCGTGGCGTGCAGCACGCCACAAAAGGCGCTCATCAGCGCCTGCCGGATTTCGAGACGGGCCGCGTCGAACGGCATCCCGGCGTCGGGCTCACGCCGCATGGCGCGCCGTCCCGTTCTGCCGGCCGAAGCCATGGCGCGAGGGCAGGCGCTCGGGCTCGGGCAGCGCGACCATCAGCAGATCGACCAGCCGCTGCATCCGCGGCGGCAGGGCGCGGCCGGCCTCGACACCGAGCGGCTGCCGCGCCAGCAGGAGCGCGCGGCGCAGCTCGTGGCGGCTGGCCTCCGTCCGGACGACCTCGCGGATGATGATCTCGTCGATGCGCCCGATCGCGGCGGCGACATCCGCTTCACTGACTCCGCCCATCGGCCATCTCCATCCGTGCTGGTGAATCGGATCGGGCGAACAGATAGGCGCGAATGAACGCGTCAGCAAGTCTTTGTTTTTATTAAAGAAATAGAACTATCCGAATGCACGGACGCCCACAGGCCGGGCCAGTTCCGAGCGCTCGCGCGCGACATGGCAGCCCTGCCCCGGCTTGCCGGCCAGCGCGCCGTCGCGCACCACGACCTGCCCGCGCAGAATCGTGGTGACCGGCCAGCCCGTCACCGCGATGCCTTCATAAGGGGTGTAGTCGCTGCCGTGATGCAGCAGCGACTGGCTGATCGTGACCTCGCGCTTAGGGTCCCAGATCGCGATATCGGCATCCATGCCGATCGCGATCGAGCCCTTCTTCGTCAGGCCATAGGTCTTCGCGTGATTGGTCGAGGACAGGGCGACGAACTGATTGAGCGTGATCCTGCCCTTGGCCACCCCCTCCGAGAACAGGATCGGCAGCCGGGTCTCGACGCCGGGAATGCCATTGGGCACCCAGCGGAAGGAGGTGCGGCCCTTCGGC contains:
- a CDS encoding MarR family transcriptional regulator produces the protein MPSTKRNRAAGDGGEERDVLDLGGYVPYFLTAISNTWSRSSSRLYLERFGVGVTEWRVISQLAIEPRIAAQRICEVIGLDKGAVSRGVAALVAAGHVAESADDRDARRLLLELTPSGYALHDGLIALATAREGLMLEDFTPQERTQLIGFLRRLHARLPELRQFGAGE
- the cobF gene encoding precorrin-6A synthase (deacetylating); protein product: MRKLLIVGIGAGDPDHMTVQAIRALNRADVVFLPDKGEEKAALRHLREEICARFIEKPCKTVTVETPQRAPAASDYRGVVDDWHARIAENYERLFRAELAEGQHGALLVWGDPALYDSTLRIVERVRASGLALDWEVIPGISSVQVLAARHRIALNRIGEPVMITTGRKLAAGFPAGQDSVVVMLDGEQAFARIAPGDLDIYWGAYLGTPDEILIAGRLADVAGEIEQVRAQARQRHGWIMDTYLLRRREA